The window ACAGATACCTACTCTACCCTTGCCATTATTCTTGGCTTGTTGCTAATGTTGTTTACAGGTTTAGCATGGATTGATAAAGCACTTGCTGCTGTGATGAGCATCTATATTATGTACAATGGTTATCAGATTGTACGTGCTTCACTAGCCGGCATTATGGATGAAGCGGATATGGCTTTGTTACAAAGATTTGTGGATGTACTAAATGCCAATCGACAGGAAAACTGGATCGACCTCCATAATCTGCGCGTCATCAAATATGGTATTACCCTGCATATAGATTGTCATTTAACCGTGCCCTGGTACCTCAATATCCATGAAGCACATCAGGAAATTGATCAGCTGGGGGCCATTATTCGCCAGGAATTTGGGGATGCCATCGAATTATTCGTACATACAGACGGCTGCCTTCCGTTCAGTTGCCGTATTTGCAGTAAAACCCAGTGTGAGAAGCGATTGCATCCCAAAGAGGAAACGCTTAGCTGGAACCTTAACAACCTGCTGTCCAATGCCAAACACCAGAGCAGCAGAGAATCAGCAGCCAAAGCATAAATATGCTGCTGTAAGGCAATAACTGACTAATTTCGTAGCCCATTTTAAAATACCGATTATGGAAGCTTGGAAGCAATATCAGGAAGCCAATAAAGACCGTTTTCTAGAAGAACTGCTGGACCTGTTGAGAATACCCAGTGTGAGTGCAAGAAGTGAGCATAAAGCAGATATGATTCGTTGTGCGGAAGCGGTGGAAGCTCACCTGAAAAAAGCAGGTGCAGATACCACAAAAATTTATGCTACACCAGGCCATCCAATTGTCTATGGCGAGAAAAATGTAGATCCTTCCAAACCAACAGTGTTGGTCTATGGCCACTACGATGTACAGCCACCTGATCCATTGGAGCTCTGGCATAGCGGTCCGTTTGAGCCGGTAATCAAAGACGGAAAAATCTATGCACGAGGTGCATGTGATGATAAAGGCCAATTCTTCATGCATGTGAAAGCATTGGAGGTAATGAACAATAGCGGCAGCTTCCCATGTAATATCAAATTCCTGATTGAAGGCGAGGAAGAAGTGGGCAGTCCTAACCTGGCCACATTCGTACAAGAGAATAAAGATTTATTGAAAGCCGATGTAATCCTAATCAGTGATACTTCTATGCTGAGTATGGATACACCTTCTATTGATGTGGGTGTACGCGGACTAAGTTATATTGAAGTAGAAGTAACCGGACCAAACCGTGATTTACACAGCGGCGTTTACGGTGGTGCTGTTGCCAACCCCATCACCATGCTGGCTAAAATGATTGCTTCTTGTCATGATGAAAACAACCATATCACCATACCCGGTTTCTATGATGATGTGGTAGAAGCTACGCCAGAAGAAAGAGCCAAAATGGCCAAAGCACCTTTCAATGAAGCTGCTTATAAACAAGACCTTGGCGTTACAGAACTCTGGGGTGAAAAAGGATATGCTACTAATGAAAGAACAGGTATCCGTCCAACACTGGAGTTGAATGGTATCTGGGGCGGTTATACCGGTGAAGGTGCAAAGACCGTTCTGCCTTCCAAAGCCTATGCAAAGATTTCTGCACGCTTGGTGCCTAATCAGTCTTCTGCGAAAATTACTGAGAAGCTCCTGAATTATTTTCAAAGCATCGCACCTGCTGGTGTAACTGTAAAAGCATCAGAGCATCATGGTGGTGAACCCTATATGACGCCGATTGATTCAAAAGAATATCAGGCAGCTGCCAAAGCCATTCAGACCACTTTTGGTAAGGAGCCTATTCCTGTGCGTGGTGGCGGTAGTATTCCCATCTGTGCTTTGTTTGAAAAAGAACTGGGCCTGAAGATTGTATTCATGGGCTTTGGTTTGGATAGCGATAACCTGCATAGTCCGAATGAGAAATACGATCTGTTCAATTTCTACAAGGGCATTGAAACCATTCCTTATTTCCATCAGTACTATGCGAACAAGTAATCATGGCTGAGGCGAAAGAGAAACTGAGACTGGATAAATACTTATGGTCGATACGCCTGTTTAAAACCCGCTCACAGGCGGCCGAAGCCTGTGAAAAAGGAAAAGTAAAGTTTCAGGGTGCTGCAGCCAAAGCTGCCAAAACAGTGCATGTTGGTGATGAATATGAAGTGAAGACTGAAGCCAAACGCTGGGTGATTAAAGTAACAGGCTTATTGGATCATCGTGTACAATACAGCGAAGCAATACAGCATTACTTAGACCTTACACCCGCTGAAGAGATTGAACGGATGAAAGTGGTTGCAGCTTCTTTTCATACCGGTAAACGTTTGAGTAAGATTGGCCGACCAACCAAGCGTGAGCGAAGAGACTTAGATGACTTCATGGAAAACTAATTCGATATGAAACAAGCATTCTTGTTACTTGCATTCTTTAGCCTATTATCAATAGCGAGAGCACAAGAGCCAGTTGATACGGCGAATATCTATTATGGTAAACCCACAGAATTTGCTGAGTTCAAGGGTAAGTTGAATGGCTGGCTTAGATTTCTTGAAAACAATTTAGACAGAGACGTTCTCGACCGAAACAGTGCGCCGGCAGGATCTTACACCGTAATAGTAGATTTTGTACTTTCTGAAAAGGGTGAAGTCTTGTTTGTGAAATCTGATACAGATCCAGGTTATGGCGCTAAAGAAGCTGCCATGCAGGTAATTTGGAAATCCAGCAAAAACTGGATTCCTGCAAAACTAAATGGCACCCCTGTGCGCATTTGGAGCAGACAAACCATCACTTTGCATCAGCATGATTAATTGAATACAATGACCATCGACATCATCAGTGTATTACCCGAACTATTAGAAAGTCCACTTTCGCACAGCATCATGAAACGTGCGCAGGATAAGGGCCTGCTGGAAGTGAGGGTGCATCATTTGCGTAAATGGGCAGTGAATGCCTATGGACAGATTGATGATTACCAATACGGAGGCGGCGCAGGTATGGTGATGATGTGCGAACCTTTGGCCAAAGCTATAGACGAGTTGCAAGAACAGTATGGCAAGTACGATGCCATCATCTATATGACACCTGATGGTGAACGGTTTGAACAAAAGATAGCCAATCGCTTATCCCTAAAAGAGAAACTGCTCATCATCTGCGGCCATTATAAGGGCATTGATGAGCGTATTCGCCAGCAGTATGTCACCATGGAAATTTCCATTGGTGATTATGTACTCAGCGGCGGAGAGTTGGCAGCAGCGGTGGTGGTAGATGCCATAGGGCGTTTATTGCCGGGCGTGCTGAATGATGAAACCTCTGCCCTATTTGATTCTTTTCAGGATCAATTACTGGCCCCACCAGTATATACAAGGCCCGTAGATTTCCGGGGCATGCTGGTACCGGATGTTTTGCTGAGTGGTGATCCCAAAAAAGTGGCTGATTGGCGACACGAACATGCACTCGAAAGAACCAAAACAAGGAGACCCGACTTGCTGAATGGAGAGTGACGAAATAAAGCTATCTTTAGCGCCTGTGCAGCTTTCAAGCTGTTGTTAATGTCATAACCCGCCGTGTACAACCAACGTTGTTTCTTAATAACCCTGCTGCTGCTATTTTCGCAGGCCTTTGCCCAGCAAAGAGATGGTATCACGTTTCAGAAAGATTACCAATTACCTATACGTAAAGCGCAGACTACCATCAAGATTGATGGAGAATTTGCCGAACAGGATTGGCAGCTTGCCAAAACCACCAGCCCATTCTGGATGAAATTTCCAACAGATGAAGGCAAGCCCAAACGTAAAACAGAAGTGAAAGCATTGTACGATGAACGCTTTATCTACTTTTCTGTAACCGCTTACGATTCAGGCAAAGCATTCATCACCAGCCTAAAAAGAGATGTAGGTCATGATGGCAATGATGGATTTGGGATTGTACTTGATCCAGTGAATCAAAGAACCAATGGT is drawn from Chitinophagales bacterium and contains these coding sequences:
- a CDS encoding cation transporter; this translates as METAKQNFRVQLWISILSVVLLAGKLIAYFFTHSLSILTDALESIVNVLAGVIGLYSLYIAAKPRDKEHPYGHGKAEFISAAVEGTLIVLAGVLIMYETVRSVLDDAQVHKLDTGLILVGITALLNYIAGTVCIRIGKKNQSLALQASGKHLQTDTYSTLAIILGLLLMLFTGLAWIDKALAAVMSIYIMYNGYQIVRASLAGIMDEADMALLQRFVDVLNANRQENWIDLHNLRVIKYGITLHIDCHLTVPWYLNIHEAHQEIDQLGAIIRQEFGDAIELFVHTDGCLPFSCRICSKTQCEKRLHPKEETLSWNLNNLLSNAKHQSSRESAAKA
- a CDS encoding RNA-binding S4 domain-containing protein, which produces MAEAKEKLRLDKYLWSIRLFKTRSQAAEACEKGKVKFQGAAAKAAKTVHVGDEYEVKTEAKRWVIKVTGLLDHRVQYSEAIQHYLDLTPAEEIERMKVVAASFHTGKRLSKIGRPTKRERRDLDDFMEN
- a CDS encoding dipeptidase, translating into MEAWKQYQEANKDRFLEELLDLLRIPSVSARSEHKADMIRCAEAVEAHLKKAGADTTKIYATPGHPIVYGEKNVDPSKPTVLVYGHYDVQPPDPLELWHSGPFEPVIKDGKIYARGACDDKGQFFMHVKALEVMNNSGSFPCNIKFLIEGEEEVGSPNLATFVQENKDLLKADVILISDTSMLSMDTPSIDVGVRGLSYIEVEVTGPNRDLHSGVYGGAVANPITMLAKMIASCHDENNHITIPGFYDDVVEATPEERAKMAKAPFNEAAYKQDLGVTELWGEKGYATNERTGIRPTLELNGIWGGYTGEGAKTVLPSKAYAKISARLVPNQSSAKITEKLLNYFQSIAPAGVTVKASEHHGGEPYMTPIDSKEYQAAAKAIQTTFGKEPIPVRGGGSIPICALFEKELGLKIVFMGFGLDSDNLHSPNEKYDLFNFYKGIETIPYFHQYYANK
- the trmD gene encoding tRNA (guanosine(37)-N1)-methyltransferase TrmD, whose product is MTIDIISVLPELLESPLSHSIMKRAQDKGLLEVRVHHLRKWAVNAYGQIDDYQYGGGAGMVMMCEPLAKAIDELQEQYGKYDAIIYMTPDGERFEQKIANRLSLKEKLLIICGHYKGIDERIRQQYVTMEISIGDYVLSGGELAAAVVVDAIGRLLPGVLNDETSALFDSFQDQLLAPPVYTRPVDFRGMLVPDVLLSGDPKKVADWRHEHALERTKTRRPDLLNGE